The genomic segment AAAGCGTTTGGAAACTAATTTTACATAGTAGCGTTTTTGAATAGTTTCAATCGTTGGTGCATAAGTTGATGGACGCCCAACGCCATTCTCCTCCAAGGTCTTAATTAAAGTTGCTTCTGAATAACGTGCTGGTGGTTGAGTAAAATGCTGCTCAGGATTGGTGTTGATACACTTAACCAAATCACCTTTTTTCATGTCTGGCAGCATTTTGTTTTTATCAGAGTCGTTATAAATAGCTAGATAACCATCAAATTTAACCTGACTACCATTTGCAGCAAATTGAACACCATTTTGCTCTAACTTCACACTCATCGTGTCAAATACCGCAGCAGTCATTTGACTCGCCACGAAACGATTCCAAATCAACGTATACAATTTCAATTGATCTTTATCTAGATATTTTGCGATATTGTCAGGTGTATTAAATACACTTGACGGACGAATCGCTTCATGAGCATCTTGTGCGCCAGAAGTATTTCGGACTCTACTGCCATGTTTAGAATATTTTTCGCCAAAACGATCTGTAATGAAAGTTGCAGCTTCGTTTTGAGCTACTGGGCTAATACGAGTAGAATCTGTACGCATATAGGTAATCAAACCTTGCACACCAGAACCGATATTGATTCCTTCGTAGAGTTGTTGAGCGACCATCATAGTTTTGCGAGTTCGGAAATTGATTTTATTAGCAGCGTCTTGCTGCATAGATGATGTAGTATAAGGTAACGGAGCATGACGCTTGCGTTCCTTTTTCTCAACACTTTCCACGGTAAATTCATCATTCTTGATTTGAGAAAGAACATTTTTGACATCATCGTTGATAGCAAGTTTCATTTTCTTGCCATTTATACCATAAAAGCTTGCTTGAAATTGCCGAGCACCTTTCTTGAACGTTCCATCAATCGTCCAATATTCTTCTGGCTTAAAAGCATTAATTTCGTTTTCACGATCAATGATGAGCTTCAAAGCAACAGATTGCACACGTCCAGCAGATAATCCTTTTTTGACCTTTTTCCAGAGAATTGGAGAGATAGAGTACCCCACAATACGGTCAAGGACACGACGCGCTTGTTGAGCATCTACCAAATCCATGTCAATCTGGCGCGGTTCTTTAAAAGCATTTTTTACTGCATCTTTCGTGATTTCGTTGAAAACAACACGATTTTTATCTGTCTCGTCTAGATTTAAGATATGAGCCAAATGCCAAGAAATAGCTTCTCCTTCACGGTCCGGGTCACTTGCAAGATAAACTTGTTTAGCCTTTTTAGCTTCTTTTTTCAAATCATTGATAAGAGGCCCTTTCCCGCGAATATTGATATATTCTGGCTCATAGTTGTTTTCAAAATCAACGGACATCGTAGACTTTTTCAAATCTCGAATATGACCTACGCTGGCTAAAACCTTGTAGTTCCGTCCTAAATATTTTTCAATTGTTTTTGCCTTAGCTGGCGACTCTACAATCACCAGATTTTTTTTAGCTGTTATTTTTTTCTTTGTTTTTGTTGCCAATCTAAACACCTTCTAAAAGTAATAAACCTCATAGAGTTTAAACTATTTTTTTCAAGATGTCAACTAGTAGCATTCTCTTATAGGAGAACTTGTTTTAAAATTGGAATTCAGAAAGTACGTCAGCCCCTGATGCGATGCATTTTGCTCCTTCCTGAATCAAATGATGACAGCCATCACTTCTTCCATCTAAAATTGACCCTGGAATAGCAAATACATCTCGCCCTTCTTCCATTGCTCGCTCACAAGTAATAAGGCTGCCTGAGCGCATTTTGGCTTCAGCAACAATAACCCCTCTACACAATCCTGCTATAATCCGATTACGCTCTGGAAAATGAAATTTTAATGGCTCTGCTTCAGGACCATATTCACTAAGTACTAGATGATGTTCTCCCAAATACGATTGGAGTTTTTTATTCGCCCTTGGATAAAAAACGTCTAGACCCGTTCCGATAACTGCAATTGTTCGACCACCATTTTGCAATGCTGCCATGTGAGCTGAGGTATCAATTCCGCGTGCTAAACCACTCACGATAACCAATTCATTGTTTAGCTCTTTAATAATCTTTTGAACGGATTGACTGCCTACTCGGCTACTATTCCGACTTCCTACAACAGCTACTTTAGGTAATTTTAGTAAATCCAAATTACCTTTATAAAAAAGAAGAACGGGTGGATTATAAATTTCACTCAAATCCCAAGGATATACATCTTCCAAGATAGAAAAAGATGGGAATTTCTCAAATTCTTGACGTAATAAATCATCATCTAATTGTAAATATTTTTCAATAAAAAGAGCAGGATTACGACATTCGGAGACAACTGCCATATCTTTGACTGACAATTCTTTTTCGCGAATTTCTGCGTATTCCAATACATTGATGACTTGTTGGTTGGTCAAACCAGCTGTTTTTAGTTTATAAATATCAAAATTATCCATTTTATCATTCCTTTTACTTTCATTAATATCTTTCAAAGATACTATTCGTAAAAGAAATGAAAAAACGAGAAATTCCCGTTTTTTACATTTTATCTAATTCTTTAATAATCCGAGCTGGGTTTCCTGCTAAAACAACATTATCACCATAAGATTTAGTGACAACTGATCCCGCACCAACGACAACATTGTTACCTAATGTTACTCCTGGTAAAATCGTTACACCACCACCTGCCCAGAAATTATCCCCAATAGTTATCGGTGCACCATACTCTACACCTGATATGCGTTCTTGTGCATCTAAGGGATGGATAGGAGTCAGAAGTTGACAATTCGGCCCAAACAATGCATTTTTTCCAATTGTAATCGGGCAGACATCAAGCATGGTCATGTTCCAATTAGAGTAGAAATTCTCACCTAAATGTATATTGATACCATAATCGCAAACAAAATTTGGCTTCATAGAAATACTTTCACCAGTAGAACCAAGCCATTCTTTTACTAAATCACTTCTTCTTTTGTCATCTCGTTCTGCGTTAAATGTGTATTGAAATTTGCGAGAACGAGATACAAGCTTGCGTAATTCTGGATCTTGAGGATTGTATAATTGTCCCGCTATCATTTTTTCATATTCAGTTTCCATTGATTTTCCTTTTCATTCTTGATAAATAAATGGTTAAATACATTTGTTCATCTATGCGCATAACTAATTTCATCAGCCATTTCAATGATATTAGAAGGCAATTCCAATAACAGGTCACGCTTGTTTTTCTGATAAAACATATTTTTTCTCAATTAGGTTGTCCTGAATGTCATCTCCCGCCTTACAACCAAAGGCTAACCCACGTCCCATTAGAACTACTTCTTGGTGATTTTCTTCAGAAATGACTACATTATTGTTTAAAACCTTGCTAATAATCATTTTTGATCCTCTGCCTTTTTAATCATAGATTTAATTGGTTCAAAGGTTTTCCGGTGGATAGGAGTAATTCCTCTACGTTTCAATCCTTCTAAATGATGCTGAGTTCCATAACCAACATTGTGTGCAAAGTCATAACCTGGATAAGTTAAGTCATAATCTGTCATCATGCGATCCCTAGTCACTTTTGCTACGATTGAAGCAGCCGCAATGGAGAGTGAATTAGCATCTCCTTTGATGATAGATGTCTGTGGTATTTGAAGATCTAGCTTCATGGCATCAATCAGAAGATGTTGTGGAGTAATTTTAAGATTTCTAACTGCTTCTATCATAGCCAACTTCGTTGCTTCATAGATATTCACTTCATCAATAACTTGATTATCCTTGATACCAATACCAATTGCAACCGCTTGCTTTAGCACTTCTTGATAGATTGTTTCATGTTTTTTCTTAGAAATTTTCTTGCTATCGTTGAGACCTTTTATTTTAGAGTCTTTAGGTAAAATAACTGCCGCAGCCACAACAGGACCGGCCAAAGGACCACGACCAACTTCATCAATGCCGGCAATCCATTCTATACCCTGTGCATAAAAATCTTTTTCATAGCATAGCATTTTTTCCAATCGAGCGTCTTCTTCATACTCGTCTTGAATTGCTTTGCGACGCTTAACAACCAATTTCTTTACCCCAGTCCGCTCATCATGAGCCAGCGCTTTAAAAAATGGATCATCCAAACCAGTAACTTGTTCCAACTGTTTCTGAATTTCTTTAATCGTTGCCATTCAAGTCTCCCAGCATATCCAATGTATATCGCCCTACTTTTCCGTCACGAATCTCTTTGATAAAAAGCTGATAAAACCGGTCATAATTATCGCGAAATCCTAATTTCTGTGTCATATCCATAATTATTTCCGGTGCTTCTTCTTTCAAGTCTATTTGCTTGAACCGTTCTCGAAGCTCTTTTGGATAATGTTCTTTAAAATAATTGATTCCGAAAATAGTAACTTCATCCATTGGGAGCAAATCGTCTTTAATTGCTCCTGTTAAAGCGAGTTTTAAAGCTACTTTTTCATCCTCAAACTTAGGCCAGAGAATCCCTGGAGTATCTAAAATTTCCAAGTCCTTATTAGACTTGAGCCACTGCTGCCCCTTGGTAACACCTGGTTTATTTCCAGTCACAGCGATTTTTTTCCCAGCTAAACGGTTCATCAGGGTTGATTTACCAGCGTTCGGGATGCCGATAATCATAGTCCGCAATGTTTCAATTTGGATCCCACGTTCTTTTTGCCGAGCAATTTTTTCTTTCATTAATGACTTAGCTGCTTCTGTGACTTTTTTAACAGTTGATTGTTCTTTAGAATTGATTGCCAAGGTCTTGATACCTTGACTTTCAAAATATCTTCGCCACTCTTTCGTCACATCAGAATCAGCTAAATCCGCCTTATTTAAAATAAGAAGCTTGGGCTTATCACTCACGATTTTAGTTAGCATAGGATTTTGACTAGATAATGGCAAACGCGCATCTACTAAAATTGTCACAAAATCCACAAATTTGATATTTTCTTGTACTTGTCTCCGAGCTTTTGACATGTGTCCTGGAAACCATTGAATTGTTACCATGAAAACCCTCTTTCTTACAGTATTCTAACATTTTCATTATATCAGAATTTTAAATAATCCGCATTGATAAATAGAGTCATAAAAAAAGCCTTTCAAAAATAAAAGGCGATTTTTAAATTTTAATGATATAAAGCAGGTTTTCTATCTTGCTTATCGGTAAATAGAAGTCTTGGTTCACGAATCCGCTTTACATAATCAACAATTTCTTTTCCTTCATGGTCAAATTCTGCAACAGCAAAAAATTGATCATGATAAAAGAAAAATTTATAATGATTTTCAAATGCTTCCTTGAGCCATTTTTCTTTTGCAATAATAGAACGCATAGGATAGTCATCTACAGCAGCAACCCAAACAGGCTTACGATGCGCGTGGGTTAAGAGCAAATCTGCCATATGGATCATCGTTTCCTTTCCCTGTTTCAGTAAAATAATACTATGACCATTGCTATGCCCGCCAGTATGAACTAGTTGAATTTCTGGAATGATATTTAAATATTCAGTGAATGTCTCGACTTGATGCTGAATCGGCTCCCAATTTTCTCTGAGATAGGTTCCTCGCGTTCGATTGTTTGGATTCATCATTTCATACCATTCAATATCATTGACAAAAATCTTAGCCTTGGGAAAGGTTGAAACCAATTGATTGTTTTCATCTAATTTCGTTAAACCGCCAGAGTGATCGTGGTGCATGTGAGTCATCAACACATGAGAAATATCTTTTGGTGTCAACCCTAAGGTTTCTAAGCTTTCCTCAATTCTGCTTTCGGATAAAATTCCTAGATTTCGTCTCTGTTTATCCGAAAGTTTAGCAGTATTAAAACTTGCATCAATTAAATAGTTTTTGTCCTTGTATTGAATCAATATGGGATCTGTCAATTCAACCATCATATTTTCTTTAGTTGTTGGATAATAGCGTGACCAAACAACTTTTGGTACAGGGCCAAAGAGAGTGCCTGCATCCGTCATTTTATCAGCACCACGTAACCAAATTAGTTTCATGTCTCCAAATTGATATTCTTGTAGAGTGAGTTTTGCCATTTCTTACTCCTTTAGCCATCTTTCAGCAATTTCTCGTCTAATAGAATTTCCAGACCTACCATAATTTTCAATAATCTCAGCATCCTTTAAGTAACGTCTGATATTAATTTTATCAAATTTTTGAAAAGGCCCGATAAGTCTAATAATTTCATCGGATATTTCAATTGCAACTTTAGTTGTGTATAATTTTATGCGAGAAACAAATTTTGCGTCTTCTTCTATCTGACTAGGATAGGAGTCAAAATAAGCTTCTGCCGAGCATAGTTTATTATACAAATCAGCAAACTTATGTTGGTGAACCTCGACATCAATCAAGCGCTTACCAAATTCTCTTTTCACTTTTGCAAATTCAAGTCCTTTCTTAAAAGCTCCCTCAGCAATCCCTAACGCAATAGCACTTAAACCAAGTTGCATATTCTTGATAATGTTAGCAAATTGTACATCTCCAAGCAATTCACCTCCCAGTAAAGCATGTTTTGGGAGTAAGACATTTTCTAAAGTAACTGAACTCAAAGGGAGACCGATTAACCCTGGCTTTTCAATTTGTTCACCAATCAGAACATCTGAATCATTCGGATCGACAATAAAGAGTCCGTACGTCTCTTCCTTACTTTGTTCTTTTACTTTTGCCAAAATTAATAATATATCTGCAACACTGCTATTAGAAATCATGGCTTTTTTCCCTGATAGATACCAGCCCTGCTCAGTTTTTGTTGCATAGGTTTCTAGGTCTTCCAGTCCATTTAAGTGCTTATATTCACAAAATCCCAGCCCTGCTATGCAGTTGCCTTTCAGTAATTTTTCAAGATATAACTCCTTTTGCTCTGCTGTCCCAAAATTTAAAATAGAATAGATGCCATAGCAGCCTTGGGTTAATAAAATAGCTGAAAGAGCAGCAAATTCATTAGCAATTTTTCGGATAAATGTGATGAAATCAGAGCTCAATGTATGATTTTTTTCAGATAAAATGGGCGAAAATATCTTCATATCATTCGCTAAATTATCCCATATCTCTCTTGGGAAATCATTTGACTCATCATATTCTCTTACATAGTTTCTAATTGCTGTATTTACATATGAATCAAGCATTGTTGCTGTAGTGCTATTTTTTGACATTGATTCTCTCCTTTATTAAGTATCAAGGCTCTGAAATAGGCTGATAATAATCTTTTAAAAGTTCTTCATAAACATATGCTTCAACTTCGTTATAATTTGTTTTATAAGGTCTGCAGAACCAAATATTAAATGGTATCGGATCTTTAAAACGGACAACTTTAAATTTATCTTTATCTACAAAGTACTCTACTGGACGAGGTAAAATAGCAATCATATCGTTCTCATACGTGGACTCTGTTAAAAAGTCCCACGTTGATGATAAATAGGTAAAATTCGTTTTTATTTTTTTGTTTTTTAATTTCTCTGTTATCAATTCATAAGTGGTAAATGATTTATTAAAGGTTGCCAAATCATAAGCAGCGATGTCTTTCCATTCTAAAAATTCTTTATCCGCTAAAGGATGATTTTTGTCCATGTAAGCCGCATATTCATCGACTTGGATAATATATTGCTCATATTTTTTTGTATCCAAACTAGTTGGTTCAATCAATAAAACAAAATTCAAATCGCCTTCGATAAATTTTTGACGTAAATCCTTGCTTCCACCTTCTACAACTTGAATATTGATGTGTGGATTATCCTTTAAAAATTTGGGGAGCACACTGGCAAAGTAAACGCGTAAAATCAAAGAAGGAATACCTAAACTAATGGTACCTTTTTGTTTCTGGGCTTCTCTATGAATCATGGACTGCATTTCTTCGTAACGATTAACAATTTCAGTTGCAAAACGATAAATTTTCCCACCAGCTTCTGTCAGACTTTCTAGCCTTCCGTTTCTACGATTAAAAAGCTGAAGTCCTTCAGCGGTTTCGAAATTTGTGACAAATTGACTCAAAGCAGATTGACTAATATGAATTTTTTTAGCAGCAATTGAAAGATTACATCCACATTCAACGATATTAATAAAATACGTCATTTGAATAATATCCATGTTCGTCGTCTCCTATCTTCAATATTTTTGTGATGTAATTTGTCAAGAATAAAATAGCAACCAATCATTTTGAATACAGATGATTAGTTGCTAATAGTTCGATTAAAAACTTATCATCGATAAAGTTCTTTATAAGCATATAGTAACACATTTTATAGCAAACAGTAGTTCTATTTGCTTGATATTTTAACTAGATAGACATTGTTTTTAAATCTTCCGACACAATTACGTCACCAGCTGTTTTTTCAAGGACTTCTTCCAGAGTGACGCCGGGTGCTAATTCTTTTAGCAGGAATTTACCATCTTGAAAGCCAAATACCGCTAGTTCTGTGATGACTAAATCCAAAACTCCTTTAGCTGATAGAGGCAATGTGCACTCTTTCAGCAATTTTGACTGTCCATCAACAGTTGTATGTTGGATGGCAGCGATAACTTTTTTAGCACCAACGAGAAGATCCATAGCCCCTCCCATTCCTGGCGCGAATTTGTCAGGAATAATCCAGTTTGCAATACTGCCATCTTGGCTGACTTCTAGCGCTCCTAAAACTGTCGCATCAACATGACCTCCACGAATAATAGCGAAAGAAGTTTGAAGATCAAATAAAGACGCTCCTGGTAAAAGAGTAATGGGGGCTCCACCAGAGTTGGCCAGATTCGCATTGTAGTTTTCTTTTGTCGGTGTCTCACCAAAACGAAGTGCCCCATTTTCTGCTTGAAGAATCACATTCACACCTTCAGGAATGTAATCAGCAGAAGCGTTCGGAATCCCAAAACCAAGGTTGATGACATCTCCATCCTTAAATTCAAGTGCGATACGTCTTGCAATAATTTCTTTTGGTTTCATATTACACTACCCCTGCAAATTTTTTTGTCTCCGTCCAGAGGTCCCCCATCATTTCATGATGTTCTTCAGCAGTCAAACTTTTAACAACATAATCTACAAGGATTCCTGGAATGTATATATCGTTGGGATCGATTTCACCAACTTCAACAATGTCATTAGTTTCGACAATGACTGTATCAGCTGCAAGCGCTAGCTGCAATGAAATATTTTTAGTTGTACCGTCAATATATAAATTACCATATTTGTCTGACTTGGTAGCTTTAATCAAAGCAACATCGATTTTCAAAGGATCATAAACCAGATATTCTCTGCCATTACGGACTACTTTTTCATAGTCATTTTCCAAAATAGTACCTACACCAGTAGGAGTCAAGACAGCTCCTAAACCGGCTCCAGCAGCGTGAAGTCGTTCCACCACAGTTCCCATTGGTGTGAACTCAACTTCCATATCACCGCTAAAATATTCATGTTGCACTGCTGCAGAAGTTCCCACATGAGCAGCGATGTATTTTTTTACTTGGTGGTTTTCGCATAAACGACCAACACCAACTTCTTTACCGGGTTGTGAAGTCACCACCGATACTATTGTTAAGTTTTGTTGATTTTGTCGAATCAGCTCTTCAATGAGTTCAAATGGTTCACCTACCCCAAGAAAGCCTGAGATGCCAACCATATCGCCAGATTTAATCTTAGAAATTGCTTCTGGTAATGTTACAATGTGCATACCACTACCTCCACCTACTATTTGCGATTAAAAACAGCTTTGCGCTTTTCTACAAAAGCATGCATCCCTTCTACTTTATCCTCTGTAGAGAACAACAATGCTTCTGCTTCAGTTTCGAGCCTAATAGCATTTTTAAGTGGAAGTTCTGAGCCAACCTGAATAACATGTTTAGCTTTCTCTACTGCTAACGGTGCATTCTTCATAATTGCAGCAGCCAATTCTTCAGCTGAAGTTAACAGTTCTTCAGCTGAAACCAACTTGTTAAGAATTCCTAGTTCGTAGGCTTCTTGACCTTTCACTGTACGAGCAGTGAAAATCAA from the Streptococcus constellatus subsp. constellatus genome contains:
- a CDS encoding 3-oxoacid CoA-transferase subunit B translates to MKPKEIIARRIALEFKDGDVINLGFGIPNASADYIPEGVNVILQAENGALRFGETPTKENYNANLANSGGAPITLLPGASLFDLQTSFAIIRGGHVDATVLGALEVSQDGSIANWIIPDKFAPGMGGAMDLLVGAKKVIAAIQHTTVDGQSKLLKECTLPLSAKGVLDLVITELAVFGFQDGKFLLKELAPGVTLEEVLEKTAGDVIVSEDLKTMSI
- a CDS encoding MBL fold metallo-hydrolase, whose translation is MAKLTLQEYQFGDMKLIWLRGADKMTDAGTLFGPVPKVVWSRYYPTTKENMMVELTDPILIQYKDKNYLIDASFNTAKLSDKQRRNLGILSESRIEESLETLGLTPKDISHVLMTHMHHDHSGGLTKLDENNQLVSTFPKAKIFVNDIEWYEMMNPNNRTRGTYLRENWEPIQHQVETFTEYLNIIPEIQLVHTGGHSNGHSIILLKQGKETMIHMADLLLTHAHRKPVWVAAVDDYPMRSIIAKEKWLKEAFENHYKFFFYHDQFFAVAEFDHEGKEIVDYVKRIREPRLLFTDKQDRKPALYH
- a CDS encoding ribonuclease HII codes for the protein MATIKEIQKQLEQVTGLDDPFFKALAHDERTGVKKLVVKRRKAIQDEYEEDARLEKMLCYEKDFYAQGIEWIAGIDEVGRGPLAGPVVAAAVILPKDSKIKGLNDSKKISKKKHETIYQEVLKQAVAIGIGIKDNQVIDEVNIYEATKLAMIEAVRNLKITPQHLLIDAMKLDLQIPQTSIIKGDANSLSIAAASIVAKVTRDRMMTDYDLTYPGYDFAHNVGYGTQHHLEGLKRRGITPIHRKTFEPIKSMIKKAEDQK
- a CDS encoding CoA transferase subunit A; translation: MHIVTLPEAISKIKSGDMVGISGFLGVGEPFELIEELIRQNQQNLTIVSVVTSQPGKEVGVGRLCENHQVKKYIAAHVGTSAAVQHEYFSGDMEVEFTPMGTVVERLHAAGAGLGAVLTPTGVGTILENDYEKVVRNGREYLVYDPLKIDVALIKATKSDKYGNLYIDGTTKNISLQLALAADTVIVETNDIVEVGEIDPNDIYIPGILVDYVVKSLTAEEHHEMMGDLWTETKKFAGVV
- a CDS encoding sugar O-acetyltransferase translates to METEYEKMIAGQLYNPQDPELRKLVSRSRKFQYTFNAERDDKRRSDLVKEWLGSTGESISMKPNFVCDYGINIHLGENFYSNWNMTMLDVCPITIGKNALFGPNCQLLTPIHPLDAQERISGVEYGAPITIGDNFWAGGGVTILPGVTLGNNVVVGAGSVVTKSYGDNVVLAGNPARIIKELDKM
- the ylqF gene encoding ribosome biogenesis GTPase YlqF, translating into MVTIQWFPGHMSKARRQVQENIKFVDFVTILVDARLPLSSQNPMLTKIVSDKPKLLILNKADLADSDVTKEWRRYFESQGIKTLAINSKEQSTVKKVTEAAKSLMKEKIARQKERGIQIETLRTMIIGIPNAGKSTLMNRLAGKKIAVTGNKPGVTKGQQWLKSNKDLEILDTPGILWPKFEDEKVALKLALTGAIKDDLLPMDEVTIFGINYFKEHYPKELRERFKQIDLKEEAPEIIMDMTQKLGFRDNYDRFYQLFIKEIRDGKVGRYTLDMLGDLNGND
- the topA gene encoding type I DNA topoisomerase encodes the protein MFRLATKTKKKITAKKNLVIVESPAKAKTIEKYLGRNYKVLASVGHIRDLKKSTMSVDFENNYEPEYINIRGKGPLINDLKKEAKKAKQVYLASDPDREGEAISWHLAHILNLDETDKNRVVFNEITKDAVKNAFKEPRQIDMDLVDAQQARRVLDRIVGYSISPILWKKVKKGLSAGRVQSVALKLIIDRENEINAFKPEEYWTIDGTFKKGARQFQASFYGINGKKMKLAINDDVKNVLSQIKNDEFTVESVEKKERKRHAPLPYTTSSMQQDAANKINFRTRKTMMVAQQLYEGINIGSGVQGLITYMRTDSTRISPVAQNEAATFITDRFGEKYSKHGSRVRNTSGAQDAHEAIRPSSVFNTPDNIAKYLDKDQLKLYTLIWNRFVASQMTAAVFDTMSVKLEQNGVQFAANGSQVKFDGYLAIYNDSDKNKMLPDMKKGDLVKCINTNPEQHFTQPPARYSEATLIKTLEENGVGRPSTYAPTIETIQKRYYVKLVSKRFEPTELGEIVNSLIVEFFPDIVNVKFTADMEAKLDDVEVGKEQWKKVIDEFYKPFEKEVSKAETEMEKIQIKDEPAGFDCEVCGSPMVIKLGRYGKFYACSNFPDCRHTQAIVKEIGVECPKCHQGQIIERKTKRNRLFYGCNRYPDCDFTSWDKPVGRSCPKCGQYLVEKKVRGGGKQVVCSNGDYEEEKVK
- the dprA gene encoding DNA-processing protein DprA, whose amino-acid sequence is MDNFDIYKLKTAGLTNQQVINVLEYAEIREKELSVKDMAVVSECRNPALFIEKYLQLDDDLLRQEFEKFPSFSILEDVYPWDLSEIYNPPVLLFYKGNLDLLKLPKVAVVGSRNSSRVGSQSVQKIIKELNNELVIVSGLARGIDTSAHMAALQNGGRTIAVIGTGLDVFYPRANKKLQSYLGEHHLVLSEYGPEAEPLKFHFPERNRIIAGLCRGVIVAEAKMRSGSLITCERAMEEGRDVFAIPGSILDGRSDGCHHLIQEGAKCIASGADVLSEFQF
- a CDS encoding LysR family transcriptional regulator; this translates as MDIIQMTYFINIVECGCNLSIAAKKIHISQSALSQFVTNFETAEGLQLFNRRNGRLESLTEAGGKIYRFATEIVNRYEEMQSMIHREAQKQKGTISLGIPSLILRVYFASVLPKFLKDNPHINIQVVEGGSKDLRQKFIEGDLNFVLLIEPTSLDTKKYEQYIIQVDEYAAYMDKNHPLADKEFLEWKDIAAYDLATFNKSFTTYELITEKLKNKKIKTNFTYLSSTWDFLTESTYENDMIAILPRPVEYFVDKDKFKVVRFKDPIPFNIWFCRPYKTNYNEVEAYVYEELLKDYYQPISEP
- a CDS encoding acyl-CoA dehydrogenase family protein — protein: MSKNSTTATMLDSYVNTAIRNYVREYDESNDFPREIWDNLANDMKIFSPILSEKNHTLSSDFITFIRKIANEFAALSAILLTQGCYGIYSILNFGTAEQKELYLEKLLKGNCIAGLGFCEYKHLNGLEDLETYATKTEQGWYLSGKKAMISNSSVADILLILAKVKEQSKEETYGLFIVDPNDSDVLIGEQIEKPGLIGLPLSSVTLENVLLPKHALLGGELLGDVQFANIIKNMQLGLSAIALGIAEGAFKKGLEFAKVKREFGKRLIDVEVHQHKFADLYNKLCSAEAYFDSYPSQIEEDAKFVSRIKLYTTKVAIEISDEIIRLIGPFQKFDKINIRRYLKDAEIIENYGRSGNSIRREIAERWLKE